In the genome of Urocitellus parryii isolate mUroPar1 chromosome 7, mUroPar1.hap1, whole genome shotgun sequence, the window ATAACTGCAACCCAAGTAATCCACCTGTTAAATAACTTACCTTTCACAGCAAACGTATAAACATAGTTTAGCTCCACTAGAGCCTGATTTCCACACCCACTCCCCAccaactttatccatttatttggtGGAGTATGGTTTTTAGAGAAATAATGTATGGTACACCTATTACCCCATGCAGATATACACCACATTTGGAAGGAGTGGTGAATCCTGTTACCTAAGTCAGTGTTCTTAGCCACTAACCTGCATGCAGCACTCCTGGTAAACTTGATGAAAACATCAGTTCTCAGGTTCCATCCAGAGCATTCTGGTGGGAGTGGCTTTTGAACTGTTGCCTGTGACTTGAGTATAGGTAGATCACACCGGGGAAATCACTTGGGCAGTGTTTAATAGCACACAGTATGTAGTTAAATGAGGGTCTAGTTTGGGAACTCAGTTGTGCCATCTACATGCAGTGTGATCTTAGACAAGTTGCTTACCCTTCTCGAGCCCAGATTTACTTTTCTGTCAAATGGACATGTTAATAGTACCACGTAAGCTATATTATTGCATTAGTAGGATTGAATAGATGATATATAAAAAACACATAGATTTGAGTAAGCCTCAAACACATTAGCAGTTTCTTATTAACAAAGCTTTATTTATCATAAGTAATCACTACAGAATCCTCTGCCTAATGGTATCTTAAGGATATGGAAATGACAACCCTCAAAACAGTGTGGCctgacaggagggagggaggaggaagccaTCACATTGATgtcattgatcctttcccaatacatcCTTTCCCATTGACAAGACAATCCCCTGGAAGGAGATCTCCCCCAAGCCTAAAATGAAAGTTTCTGGGAAGAATCCAAAACATTGATCCTTCCCCAAATAGATCTTTTCCCTGTGACAGTACAATAGATCCTGGAGGGAAAGAGGTAAGTGCTGAATGCTGTACTCTGGACCCTCCATCCTTGCccagaaaatacaaatttgaaattCTCACACCTGTTTCCTGAATGTGCAAACTGATATGTTCTGATAAAGGCTTCAATGGTTAACTCATCTCCCAGTGTGTAACCTATATAAACCCAAACCTCCCCCATGATCAGGGCCATTTTCCATCCAGGGAGTGAGCCCTCTGATGCCTGACTCTTCTATTAATTAAAAGGCATGGCTAGTCCATGAAGTCGGCCTCCATACCGGTTATTTGTACTTTCAATTTGGTGCTAAAACCATTAGGTTGATTTTGCTTATGGTATCCATTCAAGAAGGGAATTTTCCTAGACCAGGTACATTAAGAATCATAAAATGTTTGTAGCTTGGAATATTCCAGAACTGCACCTCCCGTGTAGAGTGGGGTAACTGCAGTAGCTCTGTTCTTCTCCCCCAAGTCCCTCCATGTCACACTTTCCTATTATTTGCCCTTATTTCTCTTAACCAGTGATTCTGATTTTTATGGACAAACAAAAGCAAACTCCAtgccagttttcttttaaaaagtgcatcTTTATTATTTCACCAGGCTGGACACAGCTCAGAGCACAAGGAGCCGCTATGTGTGGGTCAGTGCAAAAGGACCCACTCCATATCTGTCAGTTTGGTGGCTTTGATACCATGTCTGCCTAGAATAAGCTAATGACAGCCACTCGACTGTCACCAGTGTGAGCAAAGTGGGAGGGGATGAGTGGCAAAGAATTTGTCCTGGGATATTTTGGAACAGTtacaaagtgaaatgaaaataaaaataaattataaaaattaaataatataaataaataaaatctaagttCAGAGTGAGGCTGTTCAGCAACAACCAGCCACAGGAGAGGTAGCTATGGAGACACAGGGATGCTTCCAAGACTCAGGCCCCTGCTCCCCACAGGGCCCACGGAGGTCACTGGGTTCCTTGCTGCCTCCAGGCCACTCAGGCATTCAGCTCCAGGTCAGTGATGTATTCCTGGACCCAGTTCTCACTGGGGTCAGCACACACCTGCCGGCCTCTCTTGGTTAGGAAGCTGTGGGGAGAAGCAGAGGATCAAACACTGAGGAATCCTACAGGGGATCTGGGGTCCACGGTGGTCCCTCCATTCCACCCCCTGCCCTGGGCAGCTCAGAGAGGCTCTGCCTATGTTACTCCAGAGAGTCTCTCCACCAACTCAAGAGTGTCTCAGGGTACCCTGCCACCTCCTTCTTCTTGTCCCTCCTCTCTGAGTTGGGGTTCCCACCTTCACGACCAAGTCAGGTCACATTTAAGAGCTGAATCCTATATACGTGGCCTGTCTAGGGTTGCTCTCCTGGCCTGTCTCTGCCCATGTGGGGCTGTCCTCAAGGGTGGGCAGGGGAAGTGGCACTTACATGACACCTGGCTGGGAGCACTGGCTGCTGGTCTCAAAATAGTCCTCTATGAATTTGCGTTGAATCTGCCGGGCCACGTAGGAGAAGCAGCAGGCCGTCGGGGTGTCCGCACCCACTGTGGAGAAAGGGACAGAATGAGTCCAGGTCATCATCCAGAAGGAAAGGCCACCAGCTGTCACAtcctcagaggctgaggtagggtcCTGCGCAGGGTGGGGACTGGAGACCAGGCCTCGGGAAGGCATTTGGGCATTTCTGCCTAGAAACCTCATGTCTCTgtcttccttctgtctctgttCTCCTTGCTTCCTGACTCTTCTTTGTCTGTGTGATTCAGAAATCCAAGAAGACtgttctcctctcttccttcaggGAATTCTGTTTGGTTCAAGATGTCACACCTCAGTAAAAAGAGAGGTCTGGGACACGTATCATAAGATCCAGTGGGCAGAGCTCCTGGGAGGCCTGGAGTGAGCTGGGGAATCGACCACATCACTGGGAAGGAAGTAACCAGGTCTGGATTCTGCCTCTTGAAAACTCAGTGGTTTAGGGCTTGATCCCCGCCCATCTATAGAAAGAAGGAACCCCTGCCCCAACCCTGACTCTCAGGATGGGGACTAGGGGAGCTAAGATCCCTTGAAAAGTTGAAAAGTTCTTAAGAGAAAGCACAAGGTGCTTTGTAGCTCTTTaataagttttctcttttctcctgggtTCTGGAGACCACAAGAAGAGATTGATGTGGTCTCCCCAGGGCCAGAGAGTGGGGACATTCACCACAATAGGGTGGACTCACATGGTGCAGAGAAGACCTGGTCACAGAGAGCCATGGTGCAGAGGAGGACAGCAAGAGCAGCCGTGGAGACCTGCATGATGTTCAGTGGATGATGGAGTGTGGTCTCAAGTATCAGCAGATCCAAGAAGAGCCTGGGTCCTTCCTGTTGCCTGTGTCCTTCTGGCATCTGAAGCCATCTGCCCTTCTCTTTATAGGCAGCCCTGGCAAGTGGGGAAGTGGAATCTGGGGGTGCACGGGGAAATTTTTAAGCATAGCAATGTTGTCATGATGTTACACAACTTGGGGTCCTTGGTGACCACAGGAACTCAGGGTATCTAAGAATAGCATCTCTGAGCTGTAGGTCTCAGCTCTAGACTCATGACTTGCTCTGGTTGTTTTAGGGGAGATGGTTTCCCTGTGTAAGGGaggagatgtgtgtgtgtctgcccaGAGCTGCTATTAGCTGATCCCTTCTCATAAGAACTTATTTATGGATGACCCCTCCAGTGCCGTTCCTTTTTACAGAACTGAAACTCAGTGCTTTCCTAGTCTCTGTAACTACATGGGGTTGACATGTGGATGGCAGCAACACCCCCACCCCTAAATCCTAGTACTGAATTAAGGAATCCCCGGCTAGAGGAATGGAAAGGAAAGTATGATGTCATGTTTCATTTGTCCATTCATTGAACAGTCATAGAATGACTAGGGGACTCTGTCACAAACTCTAGTTGTGAATTATGAAGTTCCTTGAGGTGTGGGTGTCAATATGTCAGAAGCCTAAAAATATTTATGCCCACTAACCAAGGAAAAGTGTTTCTAGGAAAGAGTTCTACAGAAACAACCCAGATATGGAggtatagtaaaaaaaaaaaaaaaaccagcatcaTTTGTAATTTTCCTCTATGAGGAAATGATTAAGTAAGTTATGCCGTGTTTACtggattatttattattaagcCCTAAAACTGAGCAAAGGAGCGTAAATATTACATCAGTGTTAAAgagcaagataaaaaaaattgtacaattGTTCAAGAAGAATTGTATGAATATATGGAAATGTATCTGTAGTTTTGTGCCTACCCTaattatcataaaatttttaaaaaccttgtaATTAAAAGTCCTAAAGAATTAATAACGCTTATATTTGTGTGATGGGCCTATGGCGTTTAATtttcttggcttttgtttttctttgttcagatttttctcattttcttcagcaAGACTGGATTACCTGCTTGTCAGCccaaaattttgctttaaaaatgtttaaatctcTGGTTAAAAATGTCAGTATATTTATCgaaatttatgttaaatttaacataaattttgataaatatactGACATTTCTGTCCAAGGACCTTTGCTAAAACACAGTCTTGGTTTGTCATTTCTCTGAACAGTTTGCAGCATCCTGTGTGATACTCACCAAACTGTGATAAACATCACCAAACTTGaagcagttttgtttttatattcctttCAATGCAAAAAAACGAGTGATATAAAAAAGAGTCTTCCCTCTCAGCCAAAcctattctttcttttccattctttattcttttataattcaAAAGCACACATCATCTTTTATGAGAAATGGGTTGAGTTCTTTTTAATAGCCTTTATCCTTAGATACTCCCAGTCTGGTAGGAGCAGGTAGATACATGAGAGGTACTCACAGCACTAGCAGAATGTGCTAGACTGGGTacagcagtgcacacctgtaatctcagcggctggggaggctgaagcagaaggatcacaaattcaaggccagcctcagcaacttagccctaagcaacttaatgagatgtggttcaatggtaaagcgcccttgggttcaatccctggtaccaaagggtggcgggagaagaagaagaaaaaagaaagtgccaGGACTcttagaagaggaaataaaagttaTGAGGAGGGAAAAATAAACCTCCAGGGGAAGACAGGGGAAGTTTTCATGAAAGGGATGGAGTTTTGGTTGGATCTTGAAAACTCTTCAGGATTTGAACATGCACagatgggaggggaggtggaggttCTACTGATACAAAGTCACAGGTGTGACATTGAGGACTCCTCAGCTCTAAGGGCAGAATTTGATGGGGCGGCGAGACAGGCAGGGAATGTGTAACTGGAGCCCAACCAGGAAGGGTCCTGAATTCTTCCCCAAAGGAATCAGACTTGGTCTGTCAGAGCCAGAGAACAGAAGAATCAGCCCACCTATGCAGAGAAAGACCACACCTCAGGAATTCTGTCCTTCCTCACTGTCTTTAGAGTCacgtttttaaaaacacatgggcTCTGGGCTCTGTTTCTACCCTCCTTCCCTGTGATGCTAATGCAGGTAGCCAGGGAGGTGAAGCAAAGATCAAGGGCGATGGAGGTTTCTCAATGGAGGCGGCAAACCCAGTATTTCCCCAAATTGCTATGAATTCCAAAAAGGGAGTCACTGTCCCTTTTTTCACTAGAAACAACATCATAGAGGATGCGCTTGACTCAGCCCATCCTCCCTGCCGGCCATCGGTCCAGCGGGGAATCACAGTCATACTCATGATTAAGTTTCTGAAAGTTTGGCATCTATGAGCTGGGGAGGGTGAGAAGAGGAAGTGGAAACTGCTGAATCAACCATGTTTCTGATAATGGGCATTATCTACTTCCAGGATTACAGCACTCACCAGTGTATGATTAGTCATCTATGTAAGCtctatttcaaaaatttagaTGACATCCTCCTGTTGATTTTCAACCGAATTCAGACCATGTCTTATTGATTGTTCCTAGCTAAACAAATCCTAGCACATAATGATTACAGGAAGAATCTCTATCCAGTTTCCATTCGTCACAGTCTTTTTTCGATAAAAGTGATAGTCGGATATATGattccatgtgtttatatattggTAAGATTTTCCATGTCAGTCCCCAAGCCAGGAAGTAGCCCTTTGCCATGTATTTGGACTTGGATTGGAACATAACACTCTTGTGCGCAGAGTATGTGCTTAATACACATGTTGAATGAGTAAAGAAAGGAAGCTCTGGGTTATGGCTGAATTGGAAGAGTCTTAGAAAATTCCTTGGTGACAAATGGATGTTCCCAGGTTTAAAATGATTTGCCCGCAGTTACACAGATGGAAATGACCAGTTTGATATTTCACTGACTGAATTATTACCAATGTATCTCCAAGCATAACCATAATGCCCAGAACACAGTACAGCTTGACAAATATTTGGTAAAAGAATAAATCACAGATTTGACTATCAACTTACAATATATGTCCAGTCCTGTCATTACAGAGTTGAAATACTAATGGCAAGGGAAGGCTGAGAAAGGCCACAGTATCAGGTCTGGCTCTTTGGGGGAACACCCCAGATTGCTTAGGTGTTCAATAGTCAACATCCTATCACGAAGCCCTTCTTTGTGGAGTCAGTCCTTTATTTCCTGCCTTGAGTCCTTGTCATTTTCTCCACTTTGTGTGTGTGAGCAGTACCTCAGGGCGAATATCTTgatattgattt includes:
- the LOC113175897 gene encoding C-C motif chemokine 3-like 1 translates to MQVSTAALAVLLCTMALCDQVFSAPLGADTPTACCFSYVARQIQRKFIEDYFETSSQCSQPGVIFLTKRGRQVCADPSENWVQEYITDLELNA